One part of the Larimichthys crocea isolate SSNF chromosome XIX, L_crocea_2.0, whole genome shotgun sequence genome encodes these proteins:
- the LOC113748330 gene encoding uncharacterized protein LOC113748330, translating into MLALDVISELEVLNASLQKSTQTVEGMVSAVSVVQESLKSKRTSDHFQEVFKEAEDMVEKLCLEPIALPRTHRPPKRYTGPAPAHRPASPVEFHRVEFYRVLDTVDTQITDRFMQPGIEALKELEALLLTPIENSTQNSVEKYPELQWEDLKIQLAMFKRKYPFKTTADVTKILQAMPVEVRGLFEQVDTIVRLLMVVPASSAEAERSFSGLRRLKTWLRSTMTQKRLNGMAVCHIHQERLENLNRRDIAQTFI; encoded by the coding sequence ATGCTGGCCTTAGATGTGATCAGTGAACTGGAAGTGCTAAATGCATCTCTCCAGAAAAGTACCCAAACAGTGGAGGGCATGGTCTCTGCAGTCTCTGTTGTCCAAGAGAgtttaaaatctaaaagaaCGTCAGACCACTTTCAGGAAGTCTTTAAGGAAGCAGAGGACATGGTTGAGAAGCTGTGTCTAGAGCCCATTGCTCTACCTCGCACACATAGGCCCCCTAAGAGATACACTGGGCCAGCACCTGCACACAGGCCTGCATCTCCTGTGGAGTTCCACAGAGTGGAGTTCTACCGAGTCTTGGACACGGTAGATACACAAATTACCGACAGATTTATGCAACCAGGAATAGAAGCACTAAAGGAATTGGAGGCCTTGCTGCTGACCCCCATTGAAAACAGCACTCAAAACAGTGTAGAGAAATACCCTGAGCTGCAGTGGGAAGATTTGAAGATTCAATTAGCCATGTTTAAGAGAAAATACCCATTCAAAACCACTGCAGATGTTACAAAGATCCTACAGGCAATGCCTGTTGAAGTGCGTGGTCTTTTTGAGCAAGTTGACACCATTGTCAGATTGCTAATGGTCGTGCCTGCATCGTCTGCTGAGGCAGAACGAAGTTTCAGTGGCCTACGGAGGCTGAAAACATGGTTGCGGTCCACCATGACCCAAAAAAGGCTGAATGGAATGGCAGTGTGCCACATCCACCAAGAGAGGCTGGAAAATCTCAATAGGAGAGACATTGCCCAGACGTTTATTTAG
- the LOC113748344 gene encoding uncharacterized protein LOC113748344 gives MRMPTLPDKAGPGETGTVSSLQGSPPVSPRTSTPVVKKTLQLPSPPQYVIYTDTELELARKHHFEMACTGREGESAMSKELRCRLVRNTVTSMISILRASHQGEELRYPSKHEVTTMAKRLVEYYPMLQDKDEPIKHMSMYSYLQKRILNVKTPQKRQGPRPERSSSTKRRHTDFSPSDQREDYDADSSGGSTILLPPGSSSEDDRSADKDSLATQARHYETLQEMYKKPKPNQDAVCQILDLEFQARRAFIDSDILKEEDRLAKIFEAYPCFKELHHVMDELRRILDKDNSKFLDEVKKRWADFSSMVQFYGVWRKVLKPPMSLGAVESNIALFRALPTLFPSQSAPPKKMGQASEALLHVLQPTEEPAIYLQKRTLFSPVLVFDGSRCLLAIGNTPVTTFAKEELGEGLLYLMGYYCTLHFTYPKCVATLLSVIQTEVLQDSIHERDTTGSYKRAMAEWNAFIKK, from the exons ATGAGAATGCCCACTTTACCAGACAAAGCTGGCCCAGGTGAAACAGGAACTGTGTCATCACTTCAAGGATCACCTCCAGTATCCCCCCGCACATCCACTCCTGTGGTGAAGAAAACCCTACAGCTTCCTAGTCCTCCACAATATGTGATCTACACAGACACTGAGTTGGAACTAGCTCGTAAGCACCATTTTGAGATGGCCTGCACTGGTAGAGAGGGGGAATCTGCCATGTCCAAAGAGCTGAGATGCAGGCTGGTGAGGAACACTGTTACCAGCATGATTTCAATCTTGAGAGCAAGTCACCAAGGAGAGGAGCTCCGGTACCCTTCAAAGCATGAGGTCACCACAATGGCTAAGAGACTAGTGGAGTATTATCCCATGCTACAGGATAAAGATGAACCCATCAAACAT ATGAGCATGTACAGTTATCTTCAGAAGAGAATTCTGAATGTGAAGACCCCACAGAAGAGGCAGGGGCCCAGACCAGAGAGAAGCAGTTCAACCAAAAGACGTCACACTGACTTCTCTCCAAGTGACCAGCGAGAAGATTATGATGCAGACTCAAGTGGTGGATCAACAATTCTTTTGCCACCTGGGAGCAGTTCTGAAGATGACAGATCAG CGGACAAAGATAGTCTGGCAACACAGGCCAGGCATTATGAGACTCTGCAGGAAATGTACAAGAAACCAAAACCCAACCAAGATGCTGTCTGCCAGATCCTTGACCTCGAGTTTCAAGCAAGAAGAGCCTTCATTGACAGTGACATTCTGAAAGAAGAGGACAGACTAGCAAAGATTTTTGAGGCATATCCATGTTTCAAAGAGCTTCATCAT GTGATGGATGAGCTGCGGCGGATTCTGGATAAGGACAATAGCAAGTTCTTAGATGAAGTAAAGAAGAGATGGGCCGACTTCAGCTCCATGGTGCAGTTTTATGGTGTTTGGAGGAAAGTGTTGAAGCCACCCATGAGCCTGGGTGCAG TGGAATCCAACATTGCCTTGTTCAGGGCACTACCCACACTCTTCCCCTCACAGTCTGCGCCACCTAAGAAGATGGGACAGGCCAGTGAGGCATTGCTTCATGTCCTTCAG cCAACAGAAGAGCCGGCCATCTACCTCCAGAAGAGAACACTCTTCAGCCCTGTTTTGGTCTTTGATGGGTCCCGCTGTCTTCTGGCAATTGGAAACACTCCTGTCACTACATTTGCCAAAGAAGAACTTGGTGAAGGTTTGCTGTATCTGATGGGTTATTACTGCACCCTGCATTTCACCTATCCTAAGTGTGTGGCGactcttctctctgtcattcaGACAGAAGTCTTACAGGACAGTATCCACGAGCGAGACACCACAGGCTCGTACAAAAGAGCCATGGCAGAGTGGAATGCTTTCATTAAGAAATAG